Within Xiphophorus hellerii strain 12219 chromosome 10, Xiphophorus_hellerii-4.1, whole genome shotgun sequence, the genomic segment GTCCTTCTTCCTGCAAaacaacagtgctaccaactgcaacACCGTGCAGCCCTTATCTATTATCTATTGATACTGATCATGGCTTATCGAGATAttgttaataattttttttgtccaccCCTAGCGAGTGTGTTGCTTAAATTCTTATTCTActaataaaacagataaattgtATATCATCAGCCTAATTTTATTACTTGCAAAATACTATATACATAAATCCAAATTTTTCAAAtcacacattttccttcttaattttttaaaaggagTTTAAGCAATGTACAACACTTCAACATTCACAAAATAATACTGAAGTTGATATGTGCACTCTAACATGTTTGTGAATTGATTTTCATTTCTATCTGCTGTATAACCCTTGGCGTTATTGTTTTGTTATAAATTCTTTCTGTGactgtgattttgattttgatgtttttgccagcagattaattgaaaaataaaaagtcagttAAATTTCAGTCTACACTTGGAAAATTGCAAACTGCTTTCAGTTACCGGCACAGTACACGTAGGATGCATTTAAACTGTATCTTAAATGTATGCCAACgctaattataaaatatatgatACCTCATTTGGCTGCGCACAAAAGTGACGTACACTCGGTGCGTGAGGTTAGTTACATTGTAACAAGCTAGCTGTATGTCAACACCCTGTCAAGACAAgcctcatttacagacaaacaCGAGAATAATTTTTCCAAACAACTGCAAACTGTAACCTAAAACTGGCTTCGGAGTATCACTAAACTGCTGACAAATTCTTCTTATGTTTGGGCACGGTTTACCGTAAAAagtaaaagtgacaatatttaaatttaacgAACCTAGTCCCGCCTATAAAACGTCCGCCGGTGCAGGTAGCAGGTCGCCGCTCTTTCTTCTAACAGCAGAAATGAATGGGCAGCTGGTCAAATCATGGTGTGTCAAGTGGCTGCTAATATTAACGTCTCAGTATCTACCTGCTATGAAACCGGAAGCAGTAGTTCCTTATATCCTATTGGATTAGTTGTTTACAACGCCCAACAGAGGGCGCTCTCTGCTCAGATTTTACTACTAGGTTGCGTTCACTGTTCAGCAAGAATCAAATATTATGCAAGTTTTCTGCTCAAAATTGTTAAActtttttcaactttatttattttcttagttacaaacacaaatagaAATCGAACTGGTATATCTTATTCTGTTATATAGCTAGTTGACTGATTGAAGATTGCTGAAAATAACACAGATGAACAAATTCTGTACAATCTGACTATCCTGAGTTGTGTAGTATTTATAGCTCATATGACTTCCCTTGCTTGTAAGATgttacaaaaatacacaaactcaataaaaataaatctgatgttttaatGGGCAACATAATCAACATATGGTTGGCACGCTGACACTTGGCAAACGTTCTTTGCCAAATCTTTCATAcgttcacaaaataataataatcacagtaatgatgattaaaaaaagaaaaccctttgGAAAACCTAGAGATATCAATAGACCACTTTAAAAGAAGAATTGcttttacaatttaaaaccGTTTGAGATTGTATTAActacacacagactgatattttcttgcttttatttctgttaattacaatgattttctgcttacggCTATTGAATAAATGACATTAACGATTAGAATATTCCACCAGACGGAAAAAACATGTCTAATACAGACTTATTTAGTTTAATATACATATTAAACTTAATGAAAAGTTTAATGTGCTTCATACCtatttaaaggttattttcaaaatgttgcttttaacCCGACACAAAAGCTTTATCGGATCGCGTAATTTATCATATTGAAGCAAGAACTGAAGTTTGGCTCCAGAGACTTGCCGTTCCCTCAGCCCCGCCTACTCCTATAAAAAACAGCTGCGCCTGTCCTGTAGTTCTTCTCTTTCATTAAGCGCAGAGTGGGTTGTCTGGTTGCTTCAGCGGAGCTTCACTGTCGAGGTAATGCTACAAAATCATCCCTTTTTAgcaatttttatcattattttcaaGTGTTTCATAATTTGCTTGACTTCACCTTATTTCCTCTCAGGTTTTTGGCACTTTGttcaaaaatctatttataaCGCCATTAAAAACGAGTTCGCACCTCTTGTGACGAGTTTAAAtcttaaacatgcatttttGACTGCTCGCGCTCCTAGCCGGTTCCTGTGTCGCTAAAATAGAAGAGTCTGACTGCAGGCAGTGGGAACAAAGGGACCATGTGGCTGTTAAGGCCCAGACCTGCCCTGATAAACTATGCGGAACTGTCTTCTTTATTTACTGCAAGTTGAAATTCGCGACCACCATCGCTGTCTGGAAGAAATCTGATAACGAGACGTTTCCTGTGAAGGATGACGCTGGTGTCCGCCTGCCCAGCTGTCCAGGAGAATGCCGAAGCAGCCGGCGGATTTAGAGCTCACTCCACtgagcaggcaggcaggcaggcaggcagcgCTGCAGAAGTCCAGGCCCGTGCGCACCTATCAGTTTTTGCCGCGTGACGTCCACGTCACAACACAGGAAGGAAACTATTGAAAATCATGAATGTTGACGTGGTGACGGCTATCATTTATTTTAACGCAACTTTATTAggagaaagaaattaaatatcttttaCTGTGTGCTAAACAAGTAGCTTGCACTTGTAGCCATGAACTAAGTCGCAGATTGCGACTAATGATCTCTGAACGCCACCCTGCTCCATCAGAGCATTAAACCTGCAGGCACACTACGCGACTTCTGTCCCGATTCCCTGTCGGGTTGTCTGGATCAGTCTGCTCAGCAACTTGAACATTTATCTGTCACTGTGGGACGTGAAGAccacacctaaaaaaaaaaaaaatcaatgtgtttatttaattttttttattgctgtgggAATAATACAAACCATTACCCATCTAACTCTAATCATGTAgtgttaaacaaaaatacagatacaTGGGACTTAAACTTGTTGGGCAATGAAGGGATttattgaaataagaaaaaaactattcacATGTTGAACATCTGTGGGTTTAACTCTGGCATttcttaatgaaatgttttccacataTAGTAAACAAATTCAATATGGGTTCTTTATTTGCGATGTCCTACCCAAACATGTTGTCTAAGACTGAAATAACTGGCGATGCACCGATAAATCGGCGCcagtttccttaattttgggagatcagtcACTCACTTTCTGATCTTTTCCAATGATGTTATCTTCCTCAGCAAAGgcctaaaaatcaaccactgtcctctttctCACTGCTATGAGAGGGTTGACTGATGGACCCACCAGGTCaagtttgcagttaacaatagtcattCCACTGTTGGAAACTCCATGACTTTAgtttcagacaaataaaaaaatcagtagACCAAAATATGAAtgagcaggtcaggctttttaaaagatctgtAATCTGCGATTGGCCAGAAAACCGCAATTGATGCACTCCTAGAAATAACCTTGTAGATTATAGCCAATATTGTGATTCTAAAGCACATGAATGTCCTCATGTAAATCTTCTAAACTCAAAATGCATAGAACACATAATGAAACTATTCACTTATATGATAAACTTGTCTTTCAAATCACATCTCTTTGATTTTATGTGGGAGTGGACCAGAGTGGGTACAGTCAGTGGTCTCTAACTCCAGGCTagtgtcctgcagcttttagacacctctctgcttcagcacacctgactCCAGCATAagctcattagcagagctctgtCCAGCTTGACTGCATGCTGGTGAGGTAGTTTAGCCACTTAATTCAAGTGTGCAGGACAAAGGGCCCATCTACACCCCGACCCTCAAGGACCAGAGTTTAGCCTCCATTGTTGTACAAATTCTAAGAATATCTTCTACTAGCACCACCTACTGTTACATTTGTAGCCTCATCTCTTAGCAGGTCCAGTTCAATTCAGTCTTAATCTTTTCATAATCTCTTATGTTTCCCAgtagtattaaaaaaaagtggaatatatatatcaaatggCAGTTCATTTAGTAAATATAACTGCTACGATTTACAatgcctgttttatttttagatgttgcCCAATTTTGGATAAACATATCTTGATTTATAATGTACCATTTTTCTCACCACTTTATTTTGAATCATGCCCCTTCTACTTTCTATTAGCTTTAAGATCTTGGTCTGTTGAGTACAACATTTGGCACCAACATTAACAGTCAGAGTCCCTTTGTTCCCTCTAAAGTCACTTTAGATAATACTGCGGTGTTTAATAGGAACCGTGACAAATGGGGATTAAACTTGAGCTCTTGGCATCATGGCAAGGCTTCAAATGTGGAGCTAATAGTTAGCAGTAGCTCTCTTCATTCTGTAATCTGTGTGTTGTGCTTTATGCAACTTAGAATTGGAGCAGCACTTTTTATTCTGGGCACTAACATCTTGTGTCATTAGACAAGGAAACCCCTGCACTATAAAACtaaccagtttgactggaaaTGCTGTAAATAACAGAATTATGTCTATATGACTGGATTGATTATTGGGGAAGGAGCATTTACTGTAGAGACTGTAAAGTGAATGAACAGGAAGTTGTCTGTAGCTCCCCTGGCAGTGGTAACACCTAAGCTGTGACCTTGTGTGGGTGTGGCTGTTGGTAGCTGCCTTTCTGTTCTGTCCGGGTGTCTGATCCTCATTGACCTAAGCGGAGCGTTACTCGGCTCGATGGGGTCGGTTCCCTCGACAGCCGGCCCCCCAGCTCCTTGTGCCAAATGCAGCCCGGTGCTGTGAGTGACTGCCAGGCTGGTTCCTCCGGTCCACCCCAGCTGTTCTGACCCCGCCACCACGCACCCCCTCTGAGTCACACTGTCTGCTGCTTCGTTTCAGAACCATGGCCGAACTGCAGGAGCGTACCTTCATCGCCATCAAGCCCGACGGCGTGCAGCGCGGCATCATCGGCGAGATCATCAAGAGGTTCGAGACGAAGGGCTTCAAACTTGTTGGCATGAAGATGCTTCAGGTGAGGACAGACCTGAAGAGCTTAAGTCTTGTTATTTTGAGCCACGTTCACATGACTGTAGAGAGCACCAGCAAAGATCTCTGGAGAACTGATTAGCCATCTGATCTATTCCTGACTGCGGAGAGCCGGCTGGACCCCACTGCAGCTTTTAAATCATCTGATCTGGAACGGAGTGCTGTTGATCATGTAGTCATAAAGGGAGTTTCATTTCTACATCAGCCTTATgcaaggtgtttttttttttttgatccaGTGTGGTGTGAATAAAGTGCAGTTCTGGGTGACTGAGGTTAAGGGATTAAAGTAGCTGCTCAAGTGAAATCCTTTAGTCAGTAATGTACTGAACAGATTGAGCAGCAGAGGTCTCTTAGCATATATGGACAAGGATTTGGATTATTGGACCCTCTCTAGTGCATGTGGAGCCAGCTAACCCAGGCAGGCCTCCTTTTGCTGCACCAAGTTTGATCTCTTACATGGATGTCAGTTTTCATCTGTGGTGCTACAGTTTGATGAGCCAGGGACTTTGTACATTAGAAATGAGCTGTATGTAGGATTGTGTAATTCCTCCAGTAATCGGATAACGGCATGCTTTCAGCAGATATGCCCTCTGCCACCGGCACCTTTTTTTAGCGGAACCGTCCGTGACGCATTCATGCGCAGATCCCAGCCAGCGCTGCGGTCACATCAGGAATCTTTAGTGTTATAATTTAAAAGTACATGATCAAAGGGTGgcttaaaaatgatttgaagcATTTTTCTCTAATTGTTTATACAATGTAGCAATTGTATTTTGCTTCTCTGGCTCCAGCAGTAGATGTACCAGGTCTGCGATTGTTTTAGGGGATTCTACAATGAATGCAGCACCTGCTCTGCATTGTGATCCATCACTTTGTACTGCTGCTCCATGCTACAACAGTTCTGTGCTGTGCTGAGTATGGCACAGCAGCGCAATAAAGCTCAAAGTTGAAATTTGTTGAACTTTGACCCTGGTGTGCTGTACGGGACAGGATGTCCATTTAGGTGCTGCAGACTGCAGAGAGGGGAGCGGCTCAGTCGTAAGCTTAGCATGATGATCAGGGTCCTGCAGATACAAACGGTTTTGGTACTTTACAGATTGGattagcttttcaaaataactgTAGCTATTAGTCTGGATTTAATTAATGtgtctgactgaaaacaaatgtgaaatttgACATGATAAAAAgtggtttaattttaattagtagaattaaaattaaaaactactaATTCACAGAGTACCTGGTACTCTGAAACTACAGAGTACTTGGTAAACAAAGAATCAAGGCAAGACTTTTCGTAATGTCAGAATGCATTTagaaaaagattttattctttgttcGTGTTCAGTTTGCATTTCTTCAGCATTTAGTGAAGTTGCCTTCCATATTGTACAACTTCACTCCAATCTTTCAAGGTTTTTTAACTCATGGGGGTAGTTTGCTGCCCCCTAAGGGCTTTAGGATGTCCTTCAGCGACTGGGTAACCAAAGTAATGGTTCCTGGTTGATGGCTTTAGATGCTGCTGAATTATTTCCATATGATATTCTTTCCTCATGATGTGCATCACTTCCTtccttggtaaaaaaaaaagccacacagcatgatactgccatcTCCGTATAGTTGGAATGGTGTCAGACTTGCAAGTGTTCCTCCAAATAAGTTGTTGCCTTAAAAATCACCTGCAGGTGCACCTCCATTTAACTCGATAATAAAACGAAAGTAGACAAAGCCATAATGTCATACTGTAAATCTGCTTTATGATCTATTGTTCTCCGGTGTGAATAGGGAAACTGGTTCTTGCATGTAATAACTACAGCAGCTTTGTGAGATGTCGGTCATATGCAGGAAACTTTAAATGACGTTTGTCCTCTGCAGGCCTCTGAGGACCTTCTAATGCAGCACTATATTGACCTTAAGGACAGACCCTTCTTTCCTTCCCTCGTCAACTACATGAGCTCTGGTCcagtggttgccatggtgagaacccaacttgtttttttacagaagaaGAGGCTGGTATGTTAATAGTCCTGACTCAATCCCTGCCCTTTATGTTCCAGGTGTGGGAAGGAAAGGGAGTGGTGAAGACTGGCAGAGTCATGCTGGGTGAGACTAACCCTGCTGACTCCAAACCTGGAACCATCAGAGGAGATTTCTGCATCGACGTCAGCAAGTGAGTGTCGTTTGGGTCCGTTCCATCAAAACTGTTTGTCTGCACTCAATTAgccaaagagtaaaaataaataaatcataatagCTACTAA encodes:
- the LOC116727470 gene encoding nucleoside diphosphate kinase B-like, with the protein product MAELQERTFIAIKPDGVQRGIIGEIIKRFETKGFKLVGMKMLQASEDLLMQHYIDLKDRPFFPSLVNYMSSGPVVAMVWEGKGVVKTGRVMLGETNPADSKPGTIRGDFCIDVSKNIIHGSDSVDSAKTEISLWFKSEELVNYTSCAFSWLY